One stretch of Actinacidiphila sp. DG2A-62 DNA includes these proteins:
- a CDS encoding VOC family protein produces the protein MSRPARFYGELFGWTFEDQGESAGNYTIARRDGRAAAALMPKADPAMPTAWGVYFATADAARTAVRITDAGGHILFGPDPVGAAGVMVGALDPGGSAFSLWQPGARPGFDVVGEPGAYCWTENHTLDAAAVDPFYEAVFGYRTRQIGDGVGFDYKVWSLPEAPEDPVAGRMRRGGDLPPDAPSAYQTYFVVADCDTAADTVRRLGGTVFHEPHDSPFGRTAVVTDDQGAAFAVIDVLRTSGAA, from the coding sequence ATCTCGCGGCCTGCGCGCTTCTACGGGGAGCTGTTCGGCTGGACCTTCGAGGACCAGGGCGAGAGCGCCGGCAACTACACGATCGCCCGCCGCGACGGGAGGGCCGCCGCCGCGCTCATGCCCAAGGCCGATCCCGCGATGCCCACCGCCTGGGGCGTGTACTTCGCGACCGCGGACGCCGCCAGGACCGCCGTGCGGATCACCGACGCCGGCGGCCACATCCTCTTCGGCCCGGACCCGGTGGGGGCCGCCGGCGTGATGGTCGGCGCGCTCGACCCCGGCGGCTCGGCGTTCTCCCTCTGGCAGCCCGGCGCCCGCCCCGGCTTCGACGTGGTCGGCGAGCCCGGCGCGTACTGCTGGACCGAGAACCACACCCTGGACGCCGCCGCCGTCGACCCCTTCTACGAGGCGGTGTTCGGCTACCGGACGCGCCAGATCGGCGACGGCGTCGGCTTCGACTACAAGGTCTGGTCGCTGCCCGAGGCCCCGGAGGACCCGGTGGCCGGCCGGATGCGGCGCGGCGGCGACCTGCCGCCCGACGCGCCGTCCGCGTACCAGACGTACTTCGTCGTCGCGGACTGCGACACGGCCGCCGACACCGTGCGCAGGCTCGGCGGGACGGTCTTCCACGAGCCGCACGACTCGCCGTTCGGCCGCACCGCGGTCGTCACCGACGACCAGGGCGCGGCCTTCGCGGTCATCGACGTCCTGCGCACGAGCGGCGCGGCGTGA
- a CDS encoding TetR/AcrR family transcriptional regulator, with protein MTGQVRTVDGRVAGRRGQATRQKLLDCLGEMLSTSPYRDVKVIDVARMAGTSPATFYQYFPDVEGAVLELADEMAKEGAGLTSLVAGRTWTGRAGAQAAEELVDGFLSFWRRNDAILRVIDLGAAEGDKRFHRIRMKILNAVTGSLTESIRELQEKGRVDKEVSAPAVAGSLVAMLAAVAAHQKGFSGTGVKQADLKPNLALLVHLGVTGKKPPK; from the coding sequence ATGACAGGACAAGTTCGCACCGTTGACGGCCGCGTGGCGGGCCGCCGCGGACAGGCGACGCGGCAGAAGCTGCTCGACTGCCTCGGCGAGATGCTCAGCACGTCGCCGTACCGCGACGTCAAGGTGATCGACGTCGCCCGGATGGCGGGCACCTCCCCCGCGACCTTCTACCAGTACTTCCCCGACGTCGAAGGCGCCGTGCTGGAGCTCGCCGACGAGATGGCCAAGGAGGGCGCGGGGCTGACCTCCCTCGTCGCCGGCCGCACCTGGACCGGCCGGGCGGGCGCGCAGGCCGCCGAGGAGCTGGTCGACGGCTTCCTCTCCTTCTGGCGCAGGAACGACGCGATCCTCCGGGTGATCGACCTCGGCGCGGCCGAGGGCGACAAGCGGTTCCACCGCATCCGGATGAAGATCCTCAACGCGGTGACCGGCTCCCTCACCGAGTCCATCCGGGAGCTGCAGGAGAAGGGGCGCGTGGACAAGGAGGTCAGCGCGCCGGCCGTGGCCGGCTCGCTGGTCGCCATGCTGGCGGCCGTCGCGGCCCACCAGAAAGGTTTCAGCGGCACCGGCGTCAAGCAGGCCGACCTGAAGCCGAACCTCGCGCTGCTGGTGCACCTAGGGGTGACCGGCAAGAAACCGCCGAAGTAG